In Actinomadura citrea, a single window of DNA contains:
- a CDS encoding class I SAM-dependent methyltransferase, with product MDVRILDQRTPEERDRPFLPGAGKTWLLPFYDVFSGVAGVRALHERAVGLAGIEPRQAVVDVGCGTGNLSLAVLAAQPAARVTGLDPDADALRRAARKARRRGVDLTLVRGYADRIPAQDASLDHVVSSLALHHLDDDGRSAFARDALRALRPGGTVTIVDFGGPSSNVGGADHSTHGHGHGRGLAHVLRHLPRLRRARPAHNHVMSHDHGDGVVALLAAAGFDDVREVAHALRRFGRVTFVQATRPSS from the coding sequence ATGGACGTTCGCATCCTCGACCAGCGCACCCCGGAGGAGCGGGACCGCCCGTTCCTGCCTGGCGCGGGCAAGACCTGGCTCCTCCCGTTCTATGACGTCTTCTCCGGGGTGGCCGGCGTCCGGGCACTGCACGAGCGGGCGGTCGGACTCGCCGGTATCGAGCCTCGTCAGGCGGTGGTCGACGTCGGCTGCGGCACGGGGAACCTGTCGCTCGCCGTGCTCGCGGCCCAGCCCGCCGCGCGGGTGACCGGCCTCGACCCCGATGCGGACGCCCTGCGCAGGGCCGCCCGCAAGGCGCGCCGCCGCGGCGTCGATCTCACCCTCGTTCGGGGATACGCCGACCGGATCCCCGCCCAGGACGCCTCCCTCGACCATGTGGTCTCGTCGTTGGCCCTGCACCACCTCGATGACGACGGTCGGAGCGCGTTCGCGCGCGACGCGCTGCGTGCCCTTCGACCTGGAGGAACGGTCACCATCGTCGACTTCGGCGGCCCCTCGTCCAATGTCGGGGGCGCCGACCACTCCACGCATGGCCATGGCCACGGCCGCGGCCTCGCCCACGTCCTCCGGCACCTGCCCCGCCTCAGACGGGCCCGGCCGGCGCACAACCACGTCATGTCCCACGACCATGGCGACGGCGTCGTCGCGCTGCTCGCCGCGGCCGGGTTCGACGACGTCCGGGAGGTCGCGCACGCCCTCCGAAGGTTCGGCCGGGTCACCTTCGTGCAGGCGACCCGCCCTTCGAGCTGA